Genomic segment of Eremothecium sinecaudum strain ATCC 58844 chromosome VIII, complete sequence:
GTGGGAGGAAGGTGCCAAGACACCTAACCAGAAAAAGCTTTTAGAGATGCAGAAGCGCGAAGAAAAGTTGCGTGCAAAACAGGAGCGAGAATCGCTGCTGGCAGCTGAAGAGGAGGCGCTTGGTAAGGGTGGGAAAGGTAAGAAGGGCGGCAAGAAGTAGTTTGATGGTTTTAGTGATGCATTTAATTTAGAAAATTTTTGTGTATTTGAGAGAATGTGCTTGGTGCGTCGGAGGACCCCTAATACGTGTTGCGCGCAGGAGACGAACAGCGTAGTCCTAGACATTCTGAGTC
This window contains:
- the LSO2 gene encoding Lso2p (Syntenic homolog of Ashbya gossypii AAL130W; Syntenic homolog of Saccharomyces cerevisiae YJR005C-A and YGR169C-A) → MGKRFSESAAKKLAGQARKKEQAAAKDRAERERMESEEAQKWEEGAKTPNQKKLLEMQKREEKLRAKQERESLLAAEEEALGKGGKGKKGGKK